The DNA window TAGTGGAAGGCCAGTTCACCGCTGCGCAGGTGACGGCGGATGAGCAGATGATGGCGGGGCGAGGCGGTGGCGATCCACGCCCAGGCATACCAGCGCTGTCCCTTCGACCCGGTACCGGCCGAGCGGACCTCCCACCGACGCTTGTCCTTGACCAGCAGCGTGACGGCCTGTGCGCAGGTCAGTTTCGCTTCGGAGGGCAGGTCGATCATGAAGGTGGCAGCGACCCGCAGCACGTACGCCTGCCCGTGCTGCTCGAAGAACTCCCGTAGTTGTGTGCAGTTGCCGTACACCTCGTCGCCGCAGGCGAAGTCGAATACCAGGCCGTCGGCGAACGCATCAGCACAGATATCGATGGCCAGCTGGCCCTTGGTGCGGAACTCCACCTCCGGCGGCAGTCCCATACCGGCCGAGGCCCGGGGGTCGGTGATGTGCTCGGCCGGGATCCACTGACGCGCCCCGATCAACGCGTGCCCCGTCTTCTCCCGAACGTAGGACAGGTGCACCGTGTTGATCCCGTTCGCGACCCGGCCCGCGCACCCCATGTACTGCCGCTTCACCCCGCACGTCGCCTTGCCCTGCTTGGGCTGGCCCGTCTCGTCCAACGCGCCGACGACCAGGCCACGCCGCCGCCGACGGCGCGCCGCCTCGTCCAGACCCGCAGCGGCGAACCGCCGGACCTGGCTCATCGCGGCCGTCGTGTCCCACACCGCCCGGTTCAGCAGCCGCTGCGTGCGGTCCGGCGTGGCGTCCCCGACCTGCTCGGCGATGGTCCACCCGTTGCGCTTCGGCACCTGGCTGACCAGCGCCGATATGTATCTTCCCGCGTGCTGCCACGTCTGCGTTCGGGCGAAGCACGACCGCAGCCGCTGCAACAGCCCGGCCCGTTCCCGCACCGCGCGCCCAGCCGCTACCCTGGCAACCGCAGCCGCCTTCGATCTTGTAGTCCTCACAAACACATGATCGACAGGCGGCTGCGTCCACGTTGCACGCCCCCACCGCGTCCCGCGAGGTCAGACCACCAATGGCGGCTGCCGTACTAGCATGTCGCTCGTCAGGGCTTTGCTCTGTCGCATCGACTCTGGGATATGATTTGTCTACCGGCTCTCTTCATCCAGCAATGGTTCAAGTTGCCGAAGCAGGGTCGCTCGGTTGACGTTGGGCGGTAGCTCGATCCGCAGGCTGATGTTCGCTCCCTCGACTGTCAGCACCGCCGGCTTCTGATGGTTGCGAAGGCGCC is part of the Micromonospora olivasterospora genome and encodes:
- a CDS encoding IS701 family transposase gives rise to the protein MRERAGLLQRLRSCFARTQTWQHAGRYISALVSQVPKRNGWTIAEQVGDATPDRTQRLLNRAVWDTTAAMSQVRRFAAAGLDEAARRRRRRGLVVGALDETGQPKQGKATCGVKRQYMGCAGRVANGINTVHLSYVREKTGHALIGARQWIPAEHITDPRASAGMGLPPEVEFRTKGQLAIDICADAFADGLVFDFACGDEVYGNCTQLREFFEQHGQAYVLRVAATFMIDLPSEAKLTCAQAVTLLVKDKRRWEVRSAGTGSKGQRWYAWAWIATASPRHHLLIRRHLRSGELAFHYCHVPEGQILTKTRLIRAAGLRWPVEEDFEFSKDHFGLDQCQARLYTAIQRHTVLVMAALAVCAVTAAHLADRTDTQAPPPSTPDQPPPPEPGMIPLTVPEVKRLLANALQHPKPPGHATHWLNWRRRHQARARWFHQRTRLNRDYTLVS